A single window of Microbacterium oryzae DNA harbors:
- a CDS encoding SufE family protein: protein MSESALPAALAEIRDEFLELDEPERLQLLLEFSNELPVFPQRYADRPELSERVAECQFPVFIVLEVDDDQRVAMHASAPAEAPTTRGFASILAQGLTGLSVEDALAVPDDYPQTLGLTRIVSPLRISGMTGMLLRAKRQIRARIGE, encoded by the coding sequence ATGAGCGAGAGCGCCCTGCCGGCCGCCCTCGCGGAGATCCGCGACGAGTTCCTCGAGCTGGACGAGCCCGAGCGCCTGCAGCTCCTCCTGGAGTTCTCCAACGAGCTGCCGGTGTTCCCGCAGCGCTACGCGGACCGCCCGGAGCTCTCCGAGCGCGTCGCCGAGTGCCAGTTCCCCGTGTTCATCGTGCTGGAGGTGGACGACGACCAGCGCGTGGCGATGCACGCGTCGGCGCCGGCGGAGGCGCCCACGACGCGCGGATTCGCCAGCATCCTCGCGCAGGGCCTCACCGGCCTGTCGGTCGAGGACGCGCTGGCCGTGCCCGACGACTACCCGCAGACGCTCGGTCTCACGCGGATCGTGTCGCCGCTGCGGATCTCGGGGATGACGGGCATGCTGCTGCGCGCGAAGCGGCAGATCCGGGCGCGCATCGGGGAGTGA
- the zapE gene encoding cell division protein ZapE yields the protein MTSTATEIVHLAERHPQLSGEEMLESLVPPRQFDTATFDSYRVDASYPSQEEAKQELEVFASGGQPERRGGFFSRKPKAPEIKPGVYLDGGFGVGKTHLLAAIYHAVPARRKFFGSFIEYTALVGALGYKNTVDLLRGSALLCIDEFELDDPGDTMVMTRLLGELVGSGTRLAATSNTPPNALGEGRFAAQDFLREIHAMADSFRTLRIDGVDFRQRSLDGHAAVLEERAYDDALAAAGGTASDDDFDALIAQLARVHPSRYIRLIDGLSAVGLRGVRQLTDQSEALRFVAFVDRVYDAQLPIRATGTPLDDVFGAEMLAGGYRKKYLRAVSRLVASTNS from the coding sequence ATGACCTCCACCGCGACCGAGATCGTCCACCTCGCCGAACGCCATCCGCAGCTTTCCGGCGAGGAGATGCTCGAGAGCCTTGTGCCGCCGCGGCAGTTCGACACCGCGACCTTCGACTCGTACCGGGTCGATGCGTCGTATCCCTCGCAGGAGGAGGCGAAGCAGGAGCTCGAGGTCTTCGCGTCGGGCGGGCAGCCGGAGCGTCGCGGCGGATTCTTCTCGCGCAAGCCCAAGGCGCCGGAGATCAAGCCGGGCGTCTACCTCGACGGCGGGTTCGGGGTGGGCAAGACCCACCTGCTCGCCGCGATCTACCACGCGGTGCCCGCACGGCGGAAGTTCTTCGGCTCGTTCATCGAGTACACGGCGCTCGTGGGCGCGCTCGGGTACAAGAACACGGTCGACCTGCTGCGCGGGTCGGCGCTGCTGTGCATCGACGAGTTCGAGCTCGACGACCCGGGCGACACCATGGTGATGACCCGCCTGCTGGGCGAGCTCGTCGGGTCGGGCACGCGCCTGGCCGCCACGAGCAACACGCCCCCGAACGCGCTCGGCGAGGGCCGGTTCGCCGCGCAGGACTTCCTGCGCGAGATCCACGCCATGGCCGACAGCTTCCGCACGCTGCGGATCGATGGCGTCGACTTCCGCCAGCGGTCCCTCGACGGGCACGCGGCCGTCCTCGAGGAGCGCGCCTACGACGACGCGCTCGCCGCGGCCGGGGGCACCGCCTCCGACGACGACTTCGACGCGCTCATCGCGCAGCTGGCGCGCGTGCATCCGTCGCGCTACATCCGCCTTATCGACGGGCTGAGCGCCGTGGGCCTCCGCGGCGTGCGGCAGCTGACCGACCAGTCCGAGGCGCTGCGCTTCGTCGCCTTCGTCGACCGCGTGTACGACGCGCAGCTCCCGATCCGCGCGACCGGCACGCCGCTCGACGACGTCTTCGGCGCCGAGATGCTCGCGGGCGGCTACCGCAAGAAGTACCTGCGCGCGGTCTCGCGTCTGGTCGCCTCCACAAACTCCTGA
- a CDS encoding sulfurtransferase, protein MPVAPDESQEKFAAYAEPWRLVSTQWLEEHRGDAGLVVMECDEDVLLYEVGHIPGAVKVDWHTELNDPVMRDYLDGAGFAELLGRKGISRDDTVVIYGDRSNWWAAYALWVFSLFGHHDVRLLDGGRDKWVSEGRELTAERPQRERTDYPVVERDDAELRAFKDDVLAHLGNPLIDVRSPEEYSGERTTAPAYPDEGALRAGHIPSALSVPWGRAAAEDGTFRTRAELEAIYRDELGLGDDDDIVAYCRIGERSSHTWFVLKHLLGFPRVRNYDGSWTEWGSAVRVPIVTGSEPGAVPAKAA, encoded by the coding sequence ATGCCCGTCGCACCCGACGAGTCGCAGGAGAAGTTCGCCGCGTACGCCGAGCCCTGGCGGCTCGTCTCGACCCAGTGGCTCGAGGAGCACCGCGGCGACGCGGGCCTGGTCGTCATGGAGTGCGATGAGGACGTCCTCCTCTACGAGGTGGGGCACATCCCTGGCGCCGTGAAGGTCGACTGGCACACCGAGCTCAACGACCCCGTCATGCGCGACTACCTCGACGGCGCCGGCTTCGCCGAGCTCCTCGGCCGCAAGGGCATCTCGCGCGACGACACCGTCGTGATCTACGGCGACCGCAGCAACTGGTGGGCCGCCTACGCGCTGTGGGTGTTCTCCCTCTTCGGCCACCACGACGTGCGCCTGCTCGACGGCGGCCGCGACAAGTGGGTGAGCGAGGGCCGCGAGCTCACCGCCGAGCGGCCGCAGCGCGAGCGCACCGACTACCCGGTCGTCGAGCGCGACGACGCCGAGCTGCGCGCGTTCAAGGACGACGTCCTCGCCCACCTCGGCAACCCCCTCATCGACGTGCGCTCCCCCGAGGAGTACTCGGGTGAGCGCACCACGGCGCCGGCGTACCCGGACGAGGGCGCGCTGCGGGCGGGCCACATCCCCTCCGCCCTGAGCGTGCCGTGGGGGCGCGCGGCGGCCGAAGACGGCACCTTCCGCACCCGCGCCGAGCTCGAGGCGATCTACCGCGACGAGCTCGGCCTCGGAGATGACGACGACATCGTCGCCTACTGCCGCATCGGGGAGCGCTCGAGCCACACGTGGTTCGTCCTGAAGCACCTCCTGGGCTTCCCCCGCGTGCGCAACTACGACGGCTCCTGGACGGAGTGGGGCAGCGCGGTGCGCGTCCCGATCGTCACCGGCTCCGAGCCCGGTGCCGTTCCCGCGAAGGCGGCGTGA
- a CDS encoding alpha/beta hydrolase family protein, giving the protein MKTPRRAASPVLAAARATFTLAGALGAAVAGAVGYLSLRVARTAVTPAVRVADVAVHGFDTAAQTITLARTPDTVLPGRYGLFTGGTERYLKLGAVLAEDGLSVRRKLLTEVDAGTEIAPFAAFSGWYWLSPEELHVPFTTVSVGTPVGACPAWLFPAAGAAADTWVIAVHGRGTTRAEVLRAVPVLHEEGLPVLCVSYRNDGEAPRSRSGHYGLGATEWRDVDAAVAWALRNGARRVLLMGWSMGGAIVLQVALNSSHAEHIAGVVLESPVVDWRLVLGFQAQRMRVPSPVTRLAMGALGRSWTSRVIRRGDPISLDDLDIVSRAGELDHPILLLHSDDDGFVPADASHRLAAERPDLVTLESFRTARHTKLWNYDERRWNEAIREWLRERSLTSGA; this is encoded by the coding sequence ATGAAGACCCCCAGGCGCGCCGCATCCCCGGTCCTCGCAGCAGCGAGAGCGACGTTCACCCTCGCCGGAGCGCTCGGCGCGGCCGTCGCCGGCGCGGTGGGGTACCTCTCGCTGCGGGTCGCGCGCACCGCGGTCACCCCCGCGGTGCGGGTGGCCGACGTCGCGGTGCACGGGTTCGACACCGCGGCGCAGACCATCACCCTCGCGCGCACGCCCGATACCGTGCTGCCCGGTCGGTACGGCCTGTTCACCGGCGGCACCGAGCGGTACCTGAAGCTCGGCGCGGTGCTCGCCGAGGACGGCCTCAGCGTGCGGAGGAAGCTCCTCACCGAGGTCGACGCCGGCACCGAGATCGCCCCGTTCGCCGCGTTCAGCGGCTGGTACTGGCTGAGCCCGGAGGAGCTGCACGTGCCGTTCACCACGGTCTCGGTCGGCACGCCCGTCGGCGCGTGCCCGGCGTGGCTGTTCCCCGCAGCCGGCGCGGCGGCGGACACGTGGGTGATCGCCGTGCACGGCCGCGGCACCACCCGCGCCGAGGTGCTGCGCGCGGTGCCGGTCCTCCACGAGGAGGGCCTTCCCGTCCTGTGCGTGTCGTACCGGAACGACGGCGAGGCGCCGCGCAGCCGGTCGGGGCACTACGGGCTGGGGGCCACGGAGTGGCGCGACGTCGACGCCGCCGTGGCGTGGGCGCTCCGCAACGGCGCTCGCCGCGTCCTCCTCATGGGATGGTCGATGGGCGGCGCGATCGTGCTCCAGGTCGCCCTGAACTCCTCCCACGCCGAGCACATCGCGGGCGTCGTCCTCGAGTCGCCCGTGGTCGACTGGCGCCTCGTGCTGGGCTTCCAGGCGCAGCGGATGCGGGTGCCCTCGCCGGTCACGCGGCTGGCGATGGGCGCCCTCGGGCGGAGCTGGACGTCGCGCGTGATCCGACGGGGGGATCCGATCTCGCTCGACGACCTCGACATCGTCTCCCGCGCGGGGGAGCTCGACCACCCCATCCTGCTGCTGCACAGCGACGACGACGGCTTCGTGCCGGCCGACGCGTCGCACCGGCTCGCCGCCGAGCGCCCGGACCTCGTCACGCTGGAGAGCTTCCGCACCGCGCGTCACACCAAGCTCTGGAACTATGACGAGCGACGGTGGAACGAGGCCATCCGGGAGTGGCTGCGCGAGCGCTCGCTCACCTCGGGCGCCTGA